From a region of the Helianthus annuus cultivar XRQ/B chromosome 5, HanXRQr2.0-SUNRISE, whole genome shotgun sequence genome:
- the LOC110939621 gene encoding 5'-adenylylsulfate reductase 3, chloroplastic, protein MALAFTASTSASIAFSSSNSRTEQQGIQFSASNLQTLDRSFPSPAALNLSRKRSEAVKALNAEPKRNDSIVPSAATVFAPDVVDKSIEVEDIEKLAQDLEKASPLEIMDKALEKYGNDIAIAFSGAEDVALIEYAHLTGRPFRVFSLDTGRLNPETYKFFDTVEKHYGIRIEYMFPDAVEVQALVRTKGLFSFYEDGHQECCRVRKVRPLRRALKGLRAWITGQRKDQSPGTRSEVPVVQVDPVFEGMDGGSGSLVKWNPVANVAGNDIWNFLRTMEVPVNTLHAQGYISIGCEPCTRPVLPGQHEREGRWWWEDAKAKECGLHKGNLKEENVNGNGSVNGNASSDIFESQNIVNLSRPGIENLLKMEDRKDGWMVVLYAPWCPFCQAMEASYEELADKLAGSGVKVGKFRADGEQKTFAKQELQLGSFPTILFFPKHSSRPIKYASEKRDVDSLMAFINALR, encoded by the exons ATGGCGTTGGCTTTTACTGCTTCTACTTCTGCTTCAATTGCATTTTCCTCTTCTAATTCTCGTACAGAACAACAAG GGATTCAGTTTAGTGCAAGCAATTTGCAAACTTTAGATCGATCTTTTCCGTCACCGGCGGCTCTTAATTTATCCCGGAAACGATCTGAGGCTGTGAAGGCTTTGAATGCTGAACCCAAGAGGAATGATTCTATCGTTCCTTCTGCTGCCACTGTGTTTGCTCCCG ATGTAGTGGACAAATCAATAGAGGTTGAGGACATTGAGAAATTGGCTCAGGATCTTGAGAAGGCTTCCCCACTTGAAATCATGGATAAAGCCCTTGAAAAATATGGGAATGATATTGCTATAGCTTTCAG TGGTGCAGAAGATGTTGCTTTGATAGAGTATGCTCACTTGACCGGACGCCCGTTCAGGGTTTTTAGCCTTGACACCGGGAGGCTAAACCCGGAAACGTACAAATTCTTTGATACCGTTGAGAAACACTATGGCATCCGGATTGAGTACATGTTCCCGGATGCTGTGGAAGTACAAGCCTTGGTTAGAACCAAGGGTCTTTTCTCATTTTATGAAGACGGTCATCAGGAATGTTGCCGTGTGCGAAAGGTGCGACCTTTGAGGCGGGCTTTGAAGGGTTTGCGGGCTTGGATCACGGGTCAGAGAAAAGACCAGTCTCCAGGGACTAGGTCCGAAGTTCCAGTGGTTCAGGTGGATCCGGTTTTTGAAGGGATGGATGGTGGGTCGGGAAGCTTGGTGAAGTGGAACCCTGTTGCTAATGTAGCTGGTAACGATATATGGAACTTCCTCCGAACCATGGAGGTACCGGTTAACACGCTGCATGCTCAGGGGTACATCTCAATAGGGTGCGAGCCGTGCACGAGGCCGGTCTTGCCCGGTCAACACGAGAGGGAAGGAAGGTGGTGGTGGGAGGATGCCAAAGCTAAAGAATGCGGGCTGCATAAAGGAAACCTTAAAGAGGAAAACGTAAATGGGAATGGTTCGGTGAATGGTAATGCGAGTTCTGATATCTTTGAGAGCCAAAACATTGTGAACTTGAGCCGGCCTGGTATTGAgaatcttctgaagatggaaGACCGAAAAGACGGTTGGATGGTTGTTCTTTATGCACCCTGGTGCCCCTTCTGTCAG GCAATGGAAGCATCGTATGAGGAACTGGCTGATAAGTTAGCTGGAAGTGGTGTAAAGGTTGGGAAATTTAGAGCCGACGGTGAGCAGAAGACGTTCGCGAAACAAGAATTGCAGCTTGGGAGCTTCCCGACGATCCTTTTCTTCCCGAAGCACTCGTCAAGGCCTATTAAGTATGCGTCCGAGAAGAGAGATGTTGACTCTTTGATGGCTTTCATTAACGCCCTTAGATGA
- the LOC110939620 gene encoding uncharacterized protein LOC110939620, whose amino-acid sequence MISEDLPWYYFACKTCNKKVFPKVSDDTPTVGVLVDEEEVYECKTKTCKDTVIQYTKRLKIPLTVQDSSGTVSLTLFDRDACRILNTTAANLIEKHVAGGDKGLYPDEFEALLGKKFAFKIDISDFNIEHNFWFFGVSKLTDDEDIIFELEKKANNIEVETTASLNNRFTDMESEDTVNLNDDNCTDVIMGVTVGTKSNEDFKSKVPSESMDDNVITPLTKNLEDTAMASKPIGEPAIFKRKTKKPAFKKNLVESYDVEENGEMSTTKPVKPGKPTLLIPKIEK is encoded by the exons ATGATATCCGAAGATTTGCCTTGGTATTACTTTGCTTGTAAAACTTGTAACAAGAAGGTTTTTCCAAAAGTTTCGGATGATACACCAACGGTTGGTGTCTTGGTTGATGAAGAAGAGGTTTATGAGTGCAAAACCAAAACTTGCAAGGACACTGTGATTCAATATACTAAAAG GCTTAAAATTCCATTGACTGTTCAAGATTCCAGTGGAACTGTGTCATTGACATTGTTTGACAGAGATGCTTGCCGCATTCTAAATACCACTGCAGCTAACTTAATTGAGAAACACGTTGCT GGTGGTGATAAGGGTCTGTATCCTGACGAGTTTGAAGCTCTTTTAGGGAAAAAATTTGCATTCAAGATTGATATCAGTGACTTCAACATTGAACACAACTTTTGGTTTTTTGGTGTTTCTAAATTGACTGACGATGAGGATATCATATTTGAGCTTGAGAAGAAAGCAAACAACATTGAG GTGGAAACTACTGCTTCTTTGAACAACAGGTTCACGGATATGGAATCAGAAGATACTGTTAACCTGAAT GATGATAACTGCACTGATGTTATTATGGGAGTCACTGTTGGTACCAAATCAAATGAAGACTTCAAATCGAAG GTTCCTTCTGAGTCCATGGATGATAATGTCATCACCCCTTTGACCAAAAATTTGGAGGACACTGCCATGGCAAGTAAGCCTATTGGTGAGCCTGCGATTTTTAAGAGGAAAACCAAAAAACCTGCTTTCAAGAAAAACTTGGTTGAGAGTTAtgatgttgaggaaaatggagAAATGTCAACCACCAAACCAGTTAAACCTGGAAAACCAACTCTCCTAAttccaaaaattgaaaaatga
- the LOC110939543 gene encoding replication protein A 70 kDa DNA-binding subunit A-like, giving the protein MSPTPHNNSIKKLSLVASSTEDWRLLLLSFLSTCSTVLLFHEYRMLPVLKVIIKSNITYLKDLDLARRDYTVKVRVLRLWKQPMYNNPEQFYSIEMIVVDEEGTTMQGNVLRRWFPRFEQVFNESDCYFIVKPTIGLNESKYKYVDNKNKLGIYCDTDVYPCKDFNGPMYGFSFTSFKDIIDKTVPENKSIDVIGFVADVKDLKKFKTARGKDTKKLNVIIQDLEMESIYLSLWDSYADRILEQWENREQHGVIVVILQFGTLKYFGRFGYVNSCFNVSKLFINSDVDEMTTFRKR; this is encoded by the exons ATGTCACCGACCCCTCATAATAATTCCATCAAAAAACTGTCACTGGTTGCTTCTTCAACAGAGGATTG GCGTTTGTTGTTGTTATCTTTCCTCTCAACTTGCTCAACCGTTCTTCTTTTCCATGAGTACCGCATGCTTCCTGTTCTTAAAGTCATTATCAAAAG TAACATCACTTATTTGAAGGATTTGGATTTGGCTCGCCGGGATTACACTGTGAAGGTTCGTGTACTCCGTTTATGGAAGCAACCGATGTATAACAATCCAGAGCAGTTTTACTCAATCGaaatgattgttgttgatgaagaG GGAACCACCATGCAAGGCAATGTTCTCCGAAGATGGTTTCCGagatttgaacaagttttcaatGAATCAG ATTGCTATTTCATTGTCAAACCCACTATTGGTTTAAATGAGTCCAAGTACAAGTATGTGGACAACAAAAACAAGCTGGGAATCTACTGTGATACCGATGTGTATCCATGTAAGGATTTCAATGGTCCCATGTATGGGTTCTCATTCACATCCTTTAAGGATATCATTGACAAAACTGTTCCAGAAAACAAATCTATAG ATGTTATTGGTTTTGTTGCTGATGTTAAAGACCTTAAGAAGTTTAAGACAGCAAGGGGTAAAGACACCAAGAAACTCAATGTCATCATTCAAGATCTAGA GATGGAATCAATATACCTGTCTTTGTGGGATTCCTATGCTGATCGGATTTTAGAGCAATGGGAAAACAGAGAACAACATGGTGTTATTGTTGTCATTCTGCAGTTTGGTACCTTGAAGTACTTTGGTCGTTTTGGTTATGTTAACAGCTGTTTCAATGTTTCCAAGCTTTTCATAAATTCTGATGTTGATGAAATGACTACTTTTCGTAAGAGGTGA